One genomic segment of Vespa velutina chromosome 10, iVesVel2.1, whole genome shotgun sequence includes these proteins:
- the LOC124952360 gene encoding translocator protein codes for MPICKVSLPLVVGVVHPNIGGWLGAYYVKKNLHPWYTSLKKPSWTPPNWVFGPVWTTIYSTIGYSSYIVWRNAGGFKEAALPLSIYGANLIMNWAWTPIFFGGHHIKLALYELTLVWGTSAAMGVAFYQVNPLAGLLIIPYFAWCTLATALNYIIYRDNPQSSLEDKKE; via the exons atgcCAATATGTAAAGTGTCATTGCCATTGGTTGTAGGCGTTGTCCATCCTAATATTGGCGGATGGCTTGGTGCTTattacgtgaaaaaaaatctacatcCATGGTATACg TCTTTGAAAAAACCATCTTGGACACCTCCAAATTGGGTTTTTGGGCCAGTATGGACAACTATATATAGTACAATAGGTTACTCTTCTTACATAGTATGGCGAAATGCTGGAGGATTCAAAGAAGCAGCCCTTCCACTTTCAATATATGGTGctaatttaattatgaattgGGCTTGGACACCTATCTTTTTTGGGGGACATCATATTAAAttg gCATTATACGAACTAACTCTAGTATGGGGAACATCAGCAGCAATGGGAGTAGCCTTTTATCAAGTGAATCCACTCGctggattattaattattccttacTTCGCATGGTGTACCCTCGCGACagcattaaattatataatttatagggATAATCCACAAAGTTCATTGGAAGAtaagaaggaatga
- the LOC124952347 gene encoding serine/threonine-protein kinase unc-51 isoform X1 — protein MEVIGEYEYNTKDLIGHGAFAVVFRGRHRKKPNCVVAIKSITKKSLAKSQNLLGKEIKILKELTELHHENVVALLDCKESIHNVFLVMEYCNGGDLADYLGAKGTLSEDTIRVFLKQLAGAMKALYAKGIVHRDLKPQNILLSHNCGKACPQPHQITLKIADFGFARFLQDGVMAATLCGSPMYMAPEVIMSLQYDAKADLWSLGTIVFQCLTGKAPFQAHTPHALKLFYEKNANLGPKIPPGTSPELSDLLLGLLRRNAKDRMSFDEFFGHLFLQGARESPSPVPVELPASPGTLAVPEGPTAVIRSEPETNSPCSSPEDDFVLVPSDLSSDTDNNTNTQVKYTKQTSREAVSPPRPCFLPISEPIPVPSQRSVAQSSSPSGNIRSGSSVVPRSQPISMKRSVDSHRSHALDIGSLSPPSVQFVIGTPPGRRLSETPPPPSTWQVSPVARHSHSGTSPLRRSTGNNSASSPLLTGPLAVLGSPTSKAFQDNNNTLRHSPVIPFGTRAVTLPEISEAGSFQNLFPDVNPTLTEDRPLTFIAPELPEETLLEREHSEILAKLNFVVALCECVCEVARNRAGPLGAPLGGIEQASNAATRRRAEQVILLVRALQWLSSGLSLATQQLKAGRLQPTASVKEVVSTMNEKFRSCLTECKQLNSAGLLRQPGATADKILYNHAIQMCQSAALDELFGNPAECFQRYHTAQILLHSLSQHISHSPDKALLIKYKDAVEKRLYVLQQQGYIYATDPT, from the exons ATGGAGGTCATCGGTGAATACGAGTATAACACTAAGGACCTGATAGGTCACGGTGCTTTTGCCGTTGTATTCCGGGGCAGACATcgtaaa AAACCTAACTGCGTTGTGGCGATTAAAAGTATAACAAAGAAGAGTTTAGCGAAGTCACAGAATCTTCTCGGCAAAGAGATTAAGATTTTAAAG GAGTTAACAGAACTACATCATGAAAATGTAGTTGCTTTGTTAGATTGTAag GAATCTATTCATAATGTCTTCCTGGTTATGGAGTATTGTAATGGTGGAGATTTAGCGGACTATTTAgggg CAAAAGGCACATTATCAGAAGATACTATCAGAGTATTTCTTAAGCAATTAGCAGGTGCAATGAAAGCATTATATGCCAAAGGTATTGTTCATAGGGATCTTAAAccacaaaatattttactcaGTCATAATTGTGGCAAAGCATGTCCGCAACCACatcaaataacattaaaaatag cGGACTTTGGCTTTGCCCGCTTTTTACAAGATGGAGTAATGGCTGCTACATTATGTGGTTCACCAATGTATATGGCACCTGAAGTAATTATGTCACTTCAATATGATGCAAAAGCAGATTTATGGTCTCTTGGGACAATAGTATTTCAGTGTCTTACTGGAAAGGCACCATTTCAAGCTCATACACCACATGcactaaaattattttatgagaaaaacGCAAATCTTGGTCCAAa gATTCCTCCAGGAACTTCTCCAGAATTGTCCGATTTGTTATTGGGATTGTTGAGACGCAATGCAAAAGATCGTATGTCCTTTGATGAATTCTTTGGACACCTTTTTCTTCAAGGAGCAAGGGAAAGTCCCAGTCCAGTTCCTGTAGAATTACCAGCTTCACCTGGTACACTAGCTGTTCCAGAAGGACCTACGGCTGTTATAAGATCTGAACCGGAAACAAATAGTCCATGTTCCAGTCCAGAAGATGACTTTGTGCTTGTGCCAAGTGATCTTAGTAGTGATACAGACAATAATACTAATACCCAAgtcaa aTACACGAAGCAAACTAGCAGAGAGGCAGTTAGTCCACCACGACCATGCTTTTTACCCATATCTGAACCAATTCCAGTTCCCTCACAAAGAAGCGTGGCACAGTCATCATCACCATCTGGTAATATAAGATCTGGAAGTAGCGTTGTTCCTCGATCTCAGCCAATTAGTATGAAGCGAAGTGTAGACTCTCACAGAAGTCATGCTCTTGACATTGGTTCTCTTAGTCCACCTAGTGTACAATTTGTAATAGGTACACCACCTGGTAGAAg aTTGAGTgaaacaccaccaccacctagTACTTGGCAAGTTAGTCCAGTGGCACGGCATTCACACAGTGGAACTTCGCCATTGCGCAGATCAACAGGAAACAATAGTGCATCTTCTCCATTACTTACAGGTCCATTGGCAGTTTTAGGGTCTCCTACTTCAAAAGCTTTTcaagataacaataatacactTAGGCATTCGCCTGTTATACCTTTTGGCACAAGAGCTGTTACTCTTCCAGAAATATCAG aaGCGGGTAGTTTTCAAAATCTTTTCCCGGACGTTAATCCAACATTAACAGAAGATCGTCCATTAACATTTATAGCCCCAGAACTCCCAGAAGAAACGCTTTTAGAACGGGAACATTCAGAGATCTTAGCAAAGTTGAACTTTGTTGTGGCATTATGTGAATGTGTATGCGAAGTTGCTAGAAATAGAGCTGGACCTTTAGGTGCACCCTTAGGTGGGATTGAACAAGCTAGTAATGCAGCAACAAGAAGAAGAGCAGAACAAGTTATTTTGTTAGTGAGGGCTCTTCAATGGTTGAGCTCTGGATTAAGTCTCGCAACTCAACAGCTTAAAGCTGGAAGGTTGCAACCTACAGCTAGTGTAAAAGAAg tTGTGAGTACAATGAATGAAAAGTTTAGATCTTGCCTGACAGAATGCAAACAGCTTAACAGTGCAGGATTGCTTCGACAACCGGGGGCTACAGCagataaaattctttataatcaCGCAATACAAATG tgtCAATCCGCAGCCCTTGATGAATTATTTGGAAATCCTGCTGAATGTTTTCAGCGTTATCATACAGCGCAAATATTGTTACATTCATTATCACAACACATTAGTCACAGTCCAGACAAAGCTCTTCTTATCAAAT ataaAGATGCAgttgaaaaaagattatacgTACTTCAGCAGCAAGGGTATATCTATGCAACTGATCCTACGTAG
- the LOC124952357 gene encoding soluble lamin-associated protein of 75 kDa-like isoform X3, with translation MPQMKTNQEKIIYYILSQIIYVEFDTPKPEKLETPYDYADKFDIVLIRWENGKPIGFYTVKPKGTEVYSTKEKYTMPVLDTAYIRSAYRNRGFGSEILLDIIKRFPDEDIGFSKPISNTMLKLLKNFLRNYKEYRLRFWEIADWDICGSQKLIWFSVKDKFL, from the exons ATGCCCCAG ATGAAAACCaatcaagagaaaataatttattatatattgtctcaaataatttatgttgAATTTGATACTCCAAAACCTGAAAAATTGGAGACACCATACGATTATGctgataaatttgatatagTTTTGATTAGATGGGAAAACGGAAAACCCATTGGTTTTTATACTGTTAAACCTAAag gtACTGAAGTTTATTCgactaaagaaaaatatacgatgCCTGTATTAGATACGGCATATATCCGATCGGCATATAGAAATAGAGGATTTGGTTCAGAAATTTTATTGGATATAATTAAACGTTTTCCAGACGAGGATATTGGATTTTCTAAACCAATTTCTAACACTATGCTAAAAT tattaaaaaattttctaagaaattacAAAGAATATAGATTACGTTTTTGGGAAATAGCCGATTGGGACATCTGTGGTTCACAGAAATTAATATGGTTTAgtgtaaaagataaatttctttaa
- the LOC124952357 gene encoding soluble lamin-associated protein of 75 kDa-like isoform X2, whose protein sequence is MICPRCISYVQATELDLKRYNIQGIIHRLDCIKCNRFVAIKVNDDILNIDNSFNDKYENNWSEMKTNQEKIIYYILSQIIYVEFDTPKPEKLETPYDYADKFDIVLIRWENGKPIGFYTVKPKGTEVYSTKEKYTMPVLDTAYIRSAYRNRGFGSEILLDIIKRFPDEDIGFSKPISNTMLKLLKNFLRNYKEYRLRFWEIADWDICGSQKLIWFSVKDKFL, encoded by the exons atgaTATGCCCCAG atgtATTAGTTATGTACAAGCTACAGAATTGGatttaaaacgatataatatacaagGCATTATTCATCGACTCGAttgtataaaatgtaatcgatTTGTAGCTATAAAAGTGAatgatgatattttaaatatagataatagttttaatgataaatatgaaaacaatTGGAGCGAG ATGAAAACCaatcaagagaaaataatttattatatattgtctcaaataatttatgttgAATTTGATACTCCAAAACCTGAAAAATTGGAGACACCATACGATTATGctgataaatttgatatagTTTTGATTAGATGGGAAAACGGAAAACCCATTGGTTTTTATACTGTTAAACCTAAag gtACTGAAGTTTATTCgactaaagaaaaatatacgatgCCTGTATTAGATACGGCATATATCCGATCGGCATATAGAAATAGAGGATTTGGTTCAGAAATTTTATTGGATATAATTAAACGTTTTCCAGACGAGGATATTGGATTTTCTAAACCAATTTCTAACACTATGCTAAAAT tattaaaaaattttctaagaaattacAAAGAATATAGATTACGTTTTTGGGAAATAGCCGATTGGGACATCTGTGGTTCACAGAAATTAATATGGTTTAgtgtaaaagataaatttctttaa
- the LOC124952347 gene encoding serine/threonine-protein kinase unc-51 isoform X2, whose product MEVIGEYEYNTKDLIGHGAFAVVFRGRHRKKPNCVVAIKSITKKSLAKSQNLLGKEIKILKELTELHHENVVALLDCKESIHNVFLVMEYCNGGDLADYLGAKGTLSEDTIRVFLKQLAGAMKALYAKADFGFARFLQDGVMAATLCGSPMYMAPEVIMSLQYDAKADLWSLGTIVFQCLTGKAPFQAHTPHALKLFYEKNANLGPKIPPGTSPELSDLLLGLLRRNAKDRMSFDEFFGHLFLQGARESPSPVPVELPASPGTLAVPEGPTAVIRSEPETNSPCSSPEDDFVLVPSDLSSDTDNNTNTQVKYTKQTSREAVSPPRPCFLPISEPIPVPSQRSVAQSSSPSGNIRSGSSVVPRSQPISMKRSVDSHRSHALDIGSLSPPSVQFVIGTPPGRRLSETPPPPSTWQVSPVARHSHSGTSPLRRSTGNNSASSPLLTGPLAVLGSPTSKAFQDNNNTLRHSPVIPFGTRAVTLPEISEAGSFQNLFPDVNPTLTEDRPLTFIAPELPEETLLEREHSEILAKLNFVVALCECVCEVARNRAGPLGAPLGGIEQASNAATRRRAEQVILLVRALQWLSSGLSLATQQLKAGRLQPTASVKEVVSTMNEKFRSCLTECKQLNSAGLLRQPGATADKILYNHAIQMCQSAALDELFGNPAECFQRYHTAQILLHSLSQHISHSPDKALLIKYKDAVEKRLYVLQQQGYIYATDPT is encoded by the exons ATGGAGGTCATCGGTGAATACGAGTATAACACTAAGGACCTGATAGGTCACGGTGCTTTTGCCGTTGTATTCCGGGGCAGACATcgtaaa AAACCTAACTGCGTTGTGGCGATTAAAAGTATAACAAAGAAGAGTTTAGCGAAGTCACAGAATCTTCTCGGCAAAGAGATTAAGATTTTAAAG GAGTTAACAGAACTACATCATGAAAATGTAGTTGCTTTGTTAGATTGTAag GAATCTATTCATAATGTCTTCCTGGTTATGGAGTATTGTAATGGTGGAGATTTAGCGGACTATTTAgggg CAAAAGGCACATTATCAGAAGATACTATCAGAGTATTTCTTAAGCAATTAGCAGGTGCAATGAAAGCATTATATGCCAAAG cGGACTTTGGCTTTGCCCGCTTTTTACAAGATGGAGTAATGGCTGCTACATTATGTGGTTCACCAATGTATATGGCACCTGAAGTAATTATGTCACTTCAATATGATGCAAAAGCAGATTTATGGTCTCTTGGGACAATAGTATTTCAGTGTCTTACTGGAAAGGCACCATTTCAAGCTCATACACCACATGcactaaaattattttatgagaaaaacGCAAATCTTGGTCCAAa gATTCCTCCAGGAACTTCTCCAGAATTGTCCGATTTGTTATTGGGATTGTTGAGACGCAATGCAAAAGATCGTATGTCCTTTGATGAATTCTTTGGACACCTTTTTCTTCAAGGAGCAAGGGAAAGTCCCAGTCCAGTTCCTGTAGAATTACCAGCTTCACCTGGTACACTAGCTGTTCCAGAAGGACCTACGGCTGTTATAAGATCTGAACCGGAAACAAATAGTCCATGTTCCAGTCCAGAAGATGACTTTGTGCTTGTGCCAAGTGATCTTAGTAGTGATACAGACAATAATACTAATACCCAAgtcaa aTACACGAAGCAAACTAGCAGAGAGGCAGTTAGTCCACCACGACCATGCTTTTTACCCATATCTGAACCAATTCCAGTTCCCTCACAAAGAAGCGTGGCACAGTCATCATCACCATCTGGTAATATAAGATCTGGAAGTAGCGTTGTTCCTCGATCTCAGCCAATTAGTATGAAGCGAAGTGTAGACTCTCACAGAAGTCATGCTCTTGACATTGGTTCTCTTAGTCCACCTAGTGTACAATTTGTAATAGGTACACCACCTGGTAGAAg aTTGAGTgaaacaccaccaccacctagTACTTGGCAAGTTAGTCCAGTGGCACGGCATTCACACAGTGGAACTTCGCCATTGCGCAGATCAACAGGAAACAATAGTGCATCTTCTCCATTACTTACAGGTCCATTGGCAGTTTTAGGGTCTCCTACTTCAAAAGCTTTTcaagataacaataatacactTAGGCATTCGCCTGTTATACCTTTTGGCACAAGAGCTGTTACTCTTCCAGAAATATCAG aaGCGGGTAGTTTTCAAAATCTTTTCCCGGACGTTAATCCAACATTAACAGAAGATCGTCCATTAACATTTATAGCCCCAGAACTCCCAGAAGAAACGCTTTTAGAACGGGAACATTCAGAGATCTTAGCAAAGTTGAACTTTGTTGTGGCATTATGTGAATGTGTATGCGAAGTTGCTAGAAATAGAGCTGGACCTTTAGGTGCACCCTTAGGTGGGATTGAACAAGCTAGTAATGCAGCAACAAGAAGAAGAGCAGAACAAGTTATTTTGTTAGTGAGGGCTCTTCAATGGTTGAGCTCTGGATTAAGTCTCGCAACTCAACAGCTTAAAGCTGGAAGGTTGCAACCTACAGCTAGTGTAAAAGAAg tTGTGAGTACAATGAATGAAAAGTTTAGATCTTGCCTGACAGAATGCAAACAGCTTAACAGTGCAGGATTGCTTCGACAACCGGGGGCTACAGCagataaaattctttataatcaCGCAATACAAATG tgtCAATCCGCAGCCCTTGATGAATTATTTGGAAATCCTGCTGAATGTTTTCAGCGTTATCATACAGCGCAAATATTGTTACATTCATTATCACAACACATTAGTCACAGTCCAGACAAAGCTCTTCTTATCAAAT ataaAGATGCAgttgaaaaaagattatacgTACTTCAGCAGCAAGGGTATATCTATGCAACTGATCCTACGTAG
- the LOC124952357 gene encoding soluble lamin-associated protein of 75 kDa-like isoform X1 — translation MLYVLLFRCISYVQATELDLKRYNIQGIIHRLDCIKCNRFVAIKVNDDILNIDNSFNDKYENNWSEMKTNQEKIIYYILSQIIYVEFDTPKPEKLETPYDYADKFDIVLIRWENGKPIGFYTVKPKGTEVYSTKEKYTMPVLDTAYIRSAYRNRGFGSEILLDIIKRFPDEDIGFSKPISNTMLKLLKNFLRNYKEYRLRFWEIADWDICGSQKLIWFSVKDKFL, via the exons atgttgtacgtattattatttagatgtATTAGTTATGTACAAGCTACAGAATTGGatttaaaacgatataatatacaagGCATTATTCATCGACTCGAttgtataaaatgtaatcgatTTGTAGCTATAAAAGTGAatgatgatattttaaatatagataatagttttaatgataaatatgaaaacaatTGGAGCGAG ATGAAAACCaatcaagagaaaataatttattatatattgtctcaaataatttatgttgAATTTGATACTCCAAAACCTGAAAAATTGGAGACACCATACGATTATGctgataaatttgatatagTTTTGATTAGATGGGAAAACGGAAAACCCATTGGTTTTTATACTGTTAAACCTAAag gtACTGAAGTTTATTCgactaaagaaaaatatacgatgCCTGTATTAGATACGGCATATATCCGATCGGCATATAGAAATAGAGGATTTGGTTCAGAAATTTTATTGGATATAATTAAACGTTTTCCAGACGAGGATATTGGATTTTCTAAACCAATTTCTAACACTATGCTAAAAT tattaaaaaattttctaagaaattacAAAGAATATAGATTACGTTTTTGGGAAATAGCCGATTGGGACATCTGTGGTTCACAGAAATTAATATGGTTTAgtgtaaaagataaatttctttaa